A single region of the Pseudomonas solani genome encodes:
- a CDS encoding VF530 family DNA-binding protein produces the protein MSSQDPLHGMTLAKILEELVAKYGWDGLAKRIDIRCFKSDPSIKSSLTFLRKTPWAREKVESLFIDVRRRQE, from the coding sequence GTGAGCTCCCAAGACCCCCTGCACGGCATGACCCTGGCAAAGATCCTCGAAGAGCTGGTCGCCAAGTACGGTTGGGACGGGCTGGCCAAGCGCATCGATATCCGCTGCTTCAAGAGCGACCCGAGCATCAAGTCGAGCCTGACCTTCCTGCGCAAGACGCCCTGGGCGCGGGAGAAGGTCGAGTCGCTGTTCATCGACGTGCGCCGCCGCCAGGAGTGA
- a CDS encoding FMN-dependent NADH-azoreductase yields the protein MNRILSIQGSPRGERSHSRRLQDAFLAAWQGQDAARQVTHREVGRSPIAPVTEGWIAAAFHPEPEKRSEVMKADLALSDLLVDELFAADRLVISAPMYNFGVPSGVKAWVDQIVRIRRTFDFHPDRPGNPYTPLVLGRKALIITTRGDHGYGPGGVNAHMNHADAYLRTVLGYIGITDVTVVAVENDEFGGDAFQQSYQRAERALVELAEVF from the coding sequence ATGAACCGCATTCTCTCGATCCAAGGCAGCCCCCGTGGCGAACGTTCCCACTCTCGCCGCCTGCAGGACGCCTTCCTCGCCGCCTGGCAGGGCCAGGACGCCGCCCGCCAGGTGACCCACCGCGAAGTCGGTCGCTCGCCCATCGCCCCGGTCACCGAAGGCTGGATCGCCGCTGCCTTCCACCCCGAGCCGGAGAAGCGCAGCGAGGTGATGAAGGCCGACCTGGCCCTCAGCGACCTGCTGGTGGACGAGCTGTTCGCCGCCGACCGCCTGGTGATTTCCGCGCCCATGTACAACTTCGGCGTGCCCAGCGGGGTCAAGGCCTGGGTCGACCAGATCGTGCGCATCCGCCGCACCTTCGACTTCCACCCCGACCGTCCCGGCAACCCCTACACACCGCTGGTGCTGGGGCGCAAGGCGCTGATCATCACCACCCGTGGCGACCACGGCTACGGCCCCGGCGGCGTCAACGCCCACATGAACCACGCTGACGCCTACCTGCGCACCGTGCTGGGCTACATCGGCATCACCGACGTGACGGTGGTGGCGGTGGAGAACGACGAGTTCGGCGGCGACGCCTTCCAGCAGTCCTACCAGCGCGCGGAGCGCGCCCTGGTGGAGCTGGCCGAGGTCTTCTGA
- a CDS encoding DMT family transporter, whose product MAWLFLLIAAFFEVLFAMSMKYANGFTQPLPSALVVLAATAGIYFLTLAMRVLPVSVAYPIWTAIGTLGTVILGVALLGESITPVKLLSVALIIAGVAGLK is encoded by the coding sequence ATGGCCTGGTTGTTCCTGCTGATCGCGGCGTTCTTCGAGGTGCTCTTCGCCATGAGCATGAAGTACGCCAACGGCTTCACCCAACCGCTGCCCAGCGCCCTGGTGGTGCTGGCGGCCACCGCCGGCATCTACTTCCTCACCCTGGCCATGCGCGTGCTGCCGGTGAGCGTCGCCTACCCGATCTGGACCGCCATCGGCACCCTCGGCACCGTCATCCTCGGCGTGGCGCTACTGGGCGAATCCATCACCCCGGTGAAGCTGCTGTCGGTGGCGCTGATCATCGCCGGGGTGGCGGGGTTGAAGTGA
- the putP gene encoding sodium/proline symporter PutP, whose protein sequence is MSMSNPMLITFVIYIAAMVLIGFAAYRATNNLSDYILGGRSLGSFVTALSAGASDMSGWLLMGLPGAVYLSGLSESWIAIGLIVGAYLNWLWVAGRLRVQTEHNGNALTLPDYFTNRFEDHSRILRIFSALVILVFFTIYCASGIVAGARLFESTFGLSYETALWAGAAATIAYTFVGGFLAVSWTDTVQASLMIFALILTPIVVMLATGGIDPTFAAIELKDATSFDMLKGASFVGVISLLAWGLGYFGQPHILARFMAADSVKSIPAARRISMTWMVLCLGGAVAVGFFGIAYFSAHPEVAGAVTENPERVFIELAKLLFNPWVAGVLLSAILAAVMSTLSCQLLVCSSALTEDFYKAFFRKNASQVELVWVGRAMVLLVAVIAILIAANPESKVLGLVSYAWAGFGAAFGPVVILSLLWKGMTRNGALAGMIFGAVTVVLWKQFFGWTGLYEIVPGFILATLGILIFSHIGSGPSAAMVKRFDEAEKEYQDASA, encoded by the coding sequence ATGAGTATGAGCAACCCGATGCTGATCACCTTCGTGATCTATATCGCTGCCATGGTGCTGATCGGCTTCGCGGCCTACCGCGCCACCAACAACCTTTCCGACTACATCCTCGGTGGCCGCAGCCTCGGCAGCTTCGTCACCGCACTGTCCGCTGGCGCCTCCGACATGAGCGGCTGGCTGCTGATGGGCCTTCCGGGTGCCGTCTACCTCTCCGGCTTGTCGGAAAGCTGGATCGCCATCGGCCTGATCGTCGGTGCTTATCTCAACTGGCTGTGGGTTGCCGGCCGTCTGCGCGTGCAGACCGAGCACAACGGCAACGCCCTGACCCTGCCCGACTACTTCACCAACCGCTTCGAAGACCACAGCCGCATCCTGCGCATCTTCTCGGCCCTGGTGATCCTGGTGTTCTTCACCATCTACTGCGCATCCGGCATCGTCGCCGGTGCCCGTCTGTTCGAGAGCACCTTCGGCCTCTCCTACGAGACCGCCCTCTGGGCCGGCGCCGCCGCCACCATCGCCTACACCTTCGTCGGTGGCTTCCTGGCGGTGAGCTGGACCGACACCGTGCAAGCCTCGCTGATGATCTTCGCCCTGATCCTCACCCCCATCGTGGTGATGCTGGCCACCGGTGGCATCGACCCCACCTTCGCCGCCATCGAGCTGAAGGACGCCACCAGCTTCGACATGCTCAAGGGCGCGTCCTTCGTCGGCGTGATCTCGCTGCTGGCCTGGGGCCTGGGCTACTTCGGCCAACCGCACATCCTGGCGCGCTTCATGGCCGCTGATTCGGTCAAGTCGATCCCGGCCGCCCGCCGCATCTCCATGACCTGGATGGTGCTCTGCCTCGGCGGCGCCGTGGCCGTGGGCTTCTTCGGCATCGCCTACTTCTCGGCCCACCCGGAAGTCGCCGGCGCCGTCACCGAGAACCCCGAGCGCGTGTTCATCGAACTGGCCAAGCTGCTGTTCAACCCCTGGGTCGCCGGCGTGCTGCTGTCCGCCATCCTCGCCGCGGTGATGTCCACCCTCAGCTGCCAGCTGCTGGTGTGCTCCAGCGCCCTGACCGAAGACTTCTACAAGGCCTTCTTCCGCAAGAACGCCAGCCAGGTCGAACTGGTCTGGGTCGGCCGCGCCATGGTGCTGCTGGTAGCTGTGATCGCCATCCTCATCGCCGCCAACCCCGAGAGCAAGGTCCTGGGCCTGGTGTCCTACGCCTGGGCCGGCTTCGGTGCCGCCTTCGGCCCCGTGGTCATCCTCTCCCTGCTGTGGAAGGGCATGACCCGTAACGGCGCCCTGGCCGGCATGATCTTCGGTGCCGTCACCGTGGTGCTGTGGAAGCAGTTCTTCGGCTGGACCGGCCTGTATGAAATCGTCCCCGGCTTCATCCTCGCCACCCTCGGCATCCTGATCTTCAGCCACATCGGCAGCGGCCCGTCCGCGGCCATGGTCAAGCGCTTCGACGAAGCCGAGAAGGAATACCAGGACGCCAGCGCCTGA
- a CDS encoding transglycosylase domain-containing protein, whose protein sequence is MGVLWQTDASSTEIPKGSLNEVTLRPGRSRRKKHRLAFWTLMLLAGVAIALAAREEMRSSWLQSREITRYAATLNYSLEEGPSDAILYPHDGPFDKRLGYVYLPPMLQRLDQRGYAIRQQVRFSPELMEYSRHGLFPPYREKVQAGIDISDCRGEPLYRFSYPQQLYPGFSAIPPLLTSSLLFIENRSLLADEPLANPAVDWPRFVKAALSQAGKVLDMPGQSAGGSTLATQLEKYRHSPSGLTLSAGEKIRQMASASVRAYRGGPETLAARQRVVLDYLNSVPLSAVPGHGEVHGLADGLRVWYGADFEQVNRLLAEHQDEPEHLQARGLALRQVVSLMIAQRRPSYYLSRGREELEALTDSHLRLLGNAGVLHPALGRAALEARLVFRDLQQEPALSRIEGNKGISLARARLSSMLQMPLYDLDRLDLAASSSLQGELQQAVTTYLHDLAEPAYAEQAGLFGERLLSPEKTREVRYSFTLFERTPSGNQVRVQTDNTDQPFDINEGSKLELGSTAKLRVLATYLDSITALHTHYGEMPAAELRKVQVDPLDALSRWALDYLATTHDRSLAPMLAAALDRTYSASPSESFFTGGGLHTFSNFRKEDNGRNPSLRDALRESINLPFVRLLRDIVRHDIYRPDGGKVALLSDDKDPRRQGYLDLFVSRESQTYLLRFWNKYKGKDADERMATFLDGLRPWASRLAAIHRYLQPQADRATFAAFMRERLPNEALGEKRINQLYDRYGPGAFNLNDQGYVARVHPLELWLLAYLQGHPQATYREAVEASGGPRSEVYGWLFKSQRKNARDKRIRIMLEVEAFLDIHQQWRQLGYPFDHLVPSLATALGSSGDRPAALAELMGIIVNDGVRLPTVRIDRLHFAADTPYETLLSHAAAPGKRVMASEVATALREALSQVVDAGTARRLQGTFTQPDGKPLVMGGKTGTGDNRLQTVGRSGQVISSKALNRTATFVFYLGPRHFGTLTAYVAGSQASNFRFTSALPVQVMKGMAPILQPYLEPGRATLCQMPEASVRASRL, encoded by the coding sequence ATGGGCGTTTTATGGCAAACCGACGCATCGTCCACCGAGATACCGAAAGGTAGCCTCAACGAGGTCACCTTGCGGCCCGGCCGCTCCCGCCGCAAGAAACACCGCCTGGCGTTCTGGACCCTGATGCTGCTGGCCGGTGTCGCCATTGCCCTCGCCGCCCGCGAGGAGATGCGCAGTTCCTGGCTGCAATCCCGCGAAATCACCCGCTATGCCGCAACCCTGAACTACAGCCTCGAAGAAGGCCCCAGCGACGCCATCCTCTACCCCCACGACGGCCCCTTCGACAAGCGCCTGGGCTACGTCTACCTGCCGCCGATGTTGCAGCGCCTGGACCAGCGCGGCTATGCCATCCGCCAGCAGGTGCGCTTCTCCCCGGAGCTGATGGAGTACAGCCGCCACGGGCTGTTTCCGCCATACCGGGAGAAGGTCCAGGCGGGCATCGACATCAGCGATTGCCGGGGCGAGCCGCTGTACCGCTTCAGCTACCCACAGCAGCTCTACCCGGGCTTCTCCGCCATCCCGCCGCTGCTCACCAGCAGCCTGCTGTTCATCGAGAACCGCTCCCTGCTGGCCGACGAGCCCCTGGCCAACCCGGCGGTGGACTGGCCGCGCTTCGTCAAGGCGGCGCTGAGCCAGGCCGGCAAGGTGCTCGACATGCCCGGGCAGAGCGCCGGCGGCAGCACCCTGGCGACCCAGCTGGAGAAGTACCGCCACTCGCCCTCCGGCCTCACCCTGTCGGCCGGCGAAAAGATCCGCCAGATGGCTTCGGCCAGCGTGCGCGCCTACCGGGGTGGCCCGGAAACCCTGGCCGCCCGCCAGCGCGTGGTGCTCGATTACCTCAACAGCGTGCCGCTCTCCGCCGTGCCGGGCCATGGCGAGGTGCACGGCCTGGCCGATGGCTTGCGGGTCTGGTACGGCGCCGACTTCGAGCAGGTGAACCGCCTGCTGGCCGAGCACCAGGACGAGCCCGAACACCTGCAGGCACGGGGCCTGGCGCTGCGCCAGGTGGTGTCGCTGATGATCGCCCAGCGCCGCCCCTCCTATTACCTGTCACGCGGGCGCGAGGAGCTGGAGGCGCTGACCGACAGCCACCTGCGCCTGCTGGGCAACGCCGGCGTGCTCCACCCGGCCCTGGGCCGGGCGGCGCTGGAGGCGCGCCTGGTCTTCCGCGACCTGCAGCAGGAGCCGGCGCTGTCGCGCATCGAAGGCAACAAGGGCATCAGCCTGGCGCGGGCGCGCCTGTCGAGCATGCTGCAGATGCCGCTCTACGACCTCGACCGCCTCGACCTGGCCGCCAGCAGCAGCCTGCAGGGCGAGTTGCAGCAGGCCGTCACCACCTACCTGCACGACCTCGCCGAGCCGGCCTACGCCGAGCAGGCCGGGTTGTTCGGCGAGCGCCTGCTGTCGCCGGAGAAGACCCGCGAGGTGCGCTACAGCTTCACCCTGTTCGAGCGCACGCCCTCGGGCAACCAGGTGCGGGTGCAGACCGACAACACCGACCAGCCCTTCGACATCAACGAGGGCAGCAAGCTCGAGCTGGGTTCCACCGCCAAGCTGCGGGTGCTGGCCACCTACCTCGACTCCATCACCGCACTGCACACCCACTACGGCGAGATGCCGGCGGCGGAGCTGCGCAAGGTGCAGGTCGACCCGCTGGACGCCCTGAGCCGCTGGGCCCTCGACTACCTGGCCACCACCCACGACCGCAGCCTGGCGCCGATGCTGGCGGCGGCGCTGGACCGCACCTACTCGGCCAGCCCCAGCGAGAGCTTCTTCACCGGCGGCGGGCTGCACACCTTCAGCAACTTCCGCAAGGAGGACAACGGCCGCAACCCGAGCCTGCGCGACGCCCTCCGCGAGTCGATCAACCTGCCCTTCGTGCGCCTGCTGCGCGACATCGTGCGCCACGACATCTACCGCCCCGACGGCGGCAAGGTGGCGCTGCTCTCCGACGACAAGGACCCGCGCCGCCAGGGCTACCTGGACCTGTTCGTCTCCCGCGAGAGCCAGACCTACCTGCTGCGTTTCTGGAACAAGTACAAGGGCAAGGACGCCGACGAGCGCATGGCCACCTTCCTCGATGGCCTGCGCCCCTGGGCCTCGCGCCTCGCGGCCATCCACCGCTACCTGCAGCCCCAGGCCGACCGCGCGACCTTCGCCGCCTTCATGCGCGAGCGCCTGCCCAACGAGGCCCTGGGCGAGAAGCGCATCAACCAGCTGTACGACCGCTACGGCCCCGGCGCCTTCAACCTCAACGACCAGGGTTACGTGGCGCGGGTGCACCCGCTGGAGCTGTGGCTGCTGGCCTACCTGCAGGGCCACCCGCAGGCCACCTACCGCGAGGCGGTGGAAGCCAGCGGCGGGCCGCGCAGCGAGGTGTACGGCTGGCTGTTCAAGTCACAGCGCAAGAACGCCCGGGACAAGCGCATCCGCATCATGCTGGAGGTGGAAGCCTTCCTCGATATCCACCAGCAGTGGCGCCAGCTGGGCTATCCCTTCGACCACCTGGTGCCCTCCCTGGCCACCGCGCTGGGCAGCTCGGGCGATCGCCCGGCGGCGCTGGCGGAGCTGATGGGGATCATCGTCAACGACGGCGTGCGCCTGCCCACAGTGCGCATCGACCGCCTGCATTTCGCCGCCGACACCCCCTACGAAACCCTGCTCAGCCACGCGGCGGCGCCGGGCAAGCGGGTGATGGCCTCGGAAGTGGCGACGGCGTTGCGCGAGGCGCTCTCGCAAGTGGTGGATGCCGGTACCGCGCGGCGCCTGCAAGGCACCTTCACCCAGCCCGACGGCAAGCCGCTGGTGATGGGCGGCAAGACCGGTACAGGGGATAACCGCCTGCAGACGGTGGGGCGCAGCGGCCAGGTGATCAGCTCCAAGGCACTGAACCGCACCGCCACCTTCGTCTTCTACCTGGGGCCGCGGCACTTCGGCACCCTCACCGCCTACGTGGCAGGCAGCCAGGCGTCGAACTTCCGCTTCACCTCGGCGCTGCCGGTGCAGGTGATGAAGGGCATGGCGCCGATCCTCCAGCCCTACCTGGAGCCGGGCCGCGCCACCCTGTGCCAGATGCCGGAAGCCTCGGTGCGGGCCAGCCGGCTCTGA
- a CDS encoding group I truncated hemoglobin, whose amino-acid sequence MRRLILVATLVLAACAQQPPRDDSLYQDLGGTPGITRIVEGMLLNIAKDERIVEHFRKIDIERLRDKLVEQFCVEAGGPCEYTGDSMEESHKGQRLTESDFNALVEDLQDAMDAEGISSRTQNRLLARLAPMRGQVIHK is encoded by the coding sequence ATGCGCCGCCTGATCCTCGTCGCCACCCTGGTCCTGGCCGCCTGCGCCCAGCAGCCACCGAGGGACGACAGCCTCTACCAGGACCTGGGCGGCACGCCCGGCATCACCCGCATCGTCGAAGGCATGCTGCTGAACATCGCCAAGGACGAGCGCATCGTCGAACACTTCCGCAAGATCGACATCGAACGCCTGCGCGACAAGCTGGTGGAGCAGTTCTGCGTCGAGGCGGGTGGCCCCTGCGAATACACCGGCGACAGCATGGAGGAGAGCCACAAGGGCCAGCGCCTCACCGAAAGCGATTTCAACGCCCTGGTGGAAGACCTGCAGGACGCCATGGACGCCGAAGGCATCTCCAGCCGCACCCAGAATCGCCTGCTCGCACGCCTCGCGCCGATGCGCGGTCAGGTCATCCACAAGTAG
- a CDS encoding DUF3034 family protein, whose translation MNRCLALLIALSLPAAAFADEGRLLATGGATSVEGAAGGGITPWAVLAGYGEKGEWGATAFATRVETGDYRLDAAGVAASWDNRLELSYARQRFDLGTLARDLSLPENTLSQDVVGLKVRLLGDLIYDQLPQVSLGLQYKRQKDFLIPSLVGAQRDEDTEGYIAVSRLILGGAFGYNLLLNGGLRYSRANELGLLGFGGDRRDERSVLKEGSIAVLPDRHWAIGVEYREKPDNLNFAGESDWADLFVGYFPNKHLSVVLAYARLGEIATLDNQDGVYLSVQGSF comes from the coding sequence ATGAACCGATGCCTTGCCCTGCTCATCGCCCTGTCCCTGCCCGCCGCTGCGTTCGCCGATGAGGGCCGCCTGCTGGCCACCGGCGGCGCCACCAGCGTCGAAGGCGCCGCCGGCGGTGGGATTACACCCTGGGCGGTGCTGGCCGGCTACGGCGAGAAGGGCGAGTGGGGCGCCACCGCGTTCGCCACCCGGGTCGAGACCGGCGACTACCGCCTCGACGCCGCCGGGGTGGCCGCCTCCTGGGACAACCGCCTGGAGCTGTCCTACGCCCGCCAGCGCTTTGATCTCGGCACCCTCGCCCGCGACCTGTCGCTGCCGGAAAACACCCTCAGCCAGGATGTGGTGGGGCTCAAGGTGCGGCTGCTCGGCGACCTCATCTACGATCAGCTGCCGCAGGTGTCCCTGGGGCTCCAGTACAAGCGGCAGAAGGACTTTCTCATCCCCTCCCTGGTGGGCGCCCAGCGTGACGAGGACACCGAAGGCTACATCGCCGTCAGCCGGCTGATCCTCGGCGGCGCCTTCGGCTACAACCTGCTGCTCAACGGCGGGCTGCGCTACAGCCGGGCCAACGAGCTGGGCCTGCTGGGCTTCGGCGGCGACCGCCGCGACGAACGCTCGGTGCTCAAGGAAGGCTCCATCGCCGTGCTGCCCGACCGCCACTGGGCCATAGGGGTCGAATACCGGGAGAAGCCCGACAACCTCAACTTCGCCGGCGAAAGCGACTGGGCGGACCTGTTCGTCGGCTACTTCCCCAACAAGCACCTGTCGGTGGTGTTGGCCTATGCCCGCCTCGGCGAGATCGCCACCCTCGACAACCAGGACGGCGTCTACCTGTCCGTGCAGGGGAGCTTCTGA
- a CDS encoding LysR substrate-binding domain-containing protein, translating into MFANLPLTALRTFESAARLLSFKAAAEELAVTPTAVSHQIRSLEGWLGAPLFERLPRSVRLTACGQQLFGSLHGALLEVTQTLDQLRPQRSGGQLTLSTTPAFAALWLIPRLGRFYAAHPAISLRLDTRNTLVDLHQDASIDLVIRYGIGSYPSLHSQCLLDECFGVYGSPALVAELGNRQPTLITIRWRNAQLYELGWKAWCQAAGEQRLLETAPQREYDEEHYALQAAIAGQGLVLASSILVSESVASGLLVPYRPEISVEGAGYSTLCVPGRERHPPVKAFFDWLSREVVGTPS; encoded by the coding sequence ATGTTCGCCAACCTGCCCCTGACCGCCCTGCGCACCTTCGAGTCCGCCGCTCGCCTGCTGAGCTTCAAGGCCGCCGCCGAGGAACTGGCGGTGACGCCCACGGCGGTGTCCCACCAGATCCGCAGCCTGGAAGGCTGGCTCGGGGCACCGCTGTTCGAGCGCCTGCCCCGCAGCGTGCGCCTCACGGCCTGCGGCCAGCAACTGTTCGGCAGCCTGCACGGGGCGCTGCTGGAGGTGACCCAGACCCTCGACCAGTTGCGCCCGCAGCGCAGCGGCGGCCAGTTGACCCTGTCCACCACCCCGGCCTTCGCCGCGCTGTGGCTGATCCCCCGCCTGGGGCGCTTCTATGCCGCGCACCCGGCCATCAGCCTGCGCCTGGACACCCGCAACACCCTGGTGGACCTGCACCAGGACGCCAGCATCGACCTGGTGATCCGCTACGGCATCGGCAGCTACCCCAGCCTGCACAGCCAGTGCCTGCTGGACGAGTGCTTCGGCGTCTACGGCTCGCCGGCGCTGGTGGCCGAGCTGGGCAACCGCCAGCCGACGCTGATCACCATCCGCTGGCGCAACGCGCAGCTCTACGAACTGGGCTGGAAGGCCTGGTGCCAGGCCGCCGGCGAGCAGCGCCTGCTGGAGACCGCGCCGCAGCGCGAGTACGACGAGGAGCACTACGCCCTGCAAGCGGCCATCGCCGGCCAGGGGCTGGTGCTGGCGAGCTCGATCCTGGTGTCCGAAAGCGTCGCCAGCGGCCTGCTGGTGCCCTACCGGCCGGAGATCAGCGTGGAGGGCGCGGGCTATTCCACCCTCTGCGTGCCGGGCCGCGAGCGGCACCCGCCGGTGAAGGCGTTCTTCGATTGGTTGAGCCGGGAGGTGGTAGGCACCCCCTCGTAG